One segment of Trichlorobacter ammonificans DNA contains the following:
- a CDS encoding HNH endonuclease encodes MARRSKQQEPESLRKELIKLLTNFEYELQQGDLRSKVLSLVPAHDLLRDLGSSLIPKEHASSARDRIIHYLQKYPRTVIDGNELMVVAGIGEWARRVRELRVQFGWTIVNGVTAKEMDKEGEFPLDNIDVSKIGPDDYVLINEEQDRDAAFRWNKANEIRRKNLSVLNKILEYMRFNVGKQITGEELRYVANNKSEWARRVRELRTEYGWPVVTKTTGMPDLPVGMYVLVEDRQAPEHDRVIPDPVRRTVLQRDGYKCQECGWHHEKWNPSDPRHLEAHHVKQHAEGGANTEENLITLCNICHDNIHRRRVKR; translated from the coding sequence ATGGCACGTAGATCCAAACAACAAGAACCAGAATCCCTCCGTAAAGAATTGATCAAGCTGTTAACCAATTTCGAGTACGAATTGCAGCAAGGCGATTTAAGATCAAAAGTCCTTTCCCTGGTGCCCGCACACGACCTGCTGCGCGACCTCGGTAGTTCCCTTATTCCCAAAGAGCATGCATCATCTGCGCGAGATAGAATCATCCACTACCTTCAAAAATATCCGCGTACCGTAATCGACGGCAATGAACTAATGGTTGTTGCCGGAATTGGCGAGTGGGCACGAAGAGTACGAGAGTTACGGGTACAATTCGGATGGACAATCGTCAACGGTGTAACAGCGAAGGAAATGGACAAAGAGGGTGAATTCCCCCTTGATAATATCGATGTTTCCAAGATAGGGCCGGACGATTACGTACTTATAAACGAGGAACAAGACCGGGATGCGGCGTTCCGATGGAACAAGGCTAATGAGATACGTCGTAAGAATTTAAGTGTTCTGAACAAGATTCTTGAGTACATGCGGTTTAACGTCGGCAAGCAGATTACCGGAGAAGAACTCCGTTACGTTGCCAATAACAAGAGCGAATGGGCTCGACGGGTACGTGAACTCCGGACGGAATACGGCTGGCCGGTTGTAACCAAGACAACGGGCATGCCGGACCTTCCTGTGGGGATGTATGTTTTAGTGGAAGACCGGCAGGCTCCTGAGCATGATAGAGTAATTCCGGACCCTGTTCGTAGGACAGTTTTGCAAAGGGATGGATATAAGTGTCAAGAATGCGGCTGGCATCATGAAAAATGGAATCCATCCGACCCCCGCCATTTGGAAGCTCACCATGTAAAGCAGCATGCCGAAGGTGGTGCAAACACTGAGGAAAATCTTATTACTCTATGCAATATTTGCCATGACAACATTCATCGTAGGAGAGTTAAGCGATAA
- a CDS encoding M48 family metallopeptidase, with product MRNDRVFYFDGRSSERHHADLSLEGDQVLISLADRELRYPRAQVSLTPAVGSIPRSLRLPDGGRCELRDASLAALFELQPGGGGLSGLLHRLEVRPAGVLGALVLCVLLVSGFMLYGIPWLAKRAALALPPLMEQRLDRESLELLDRHLLRPSGLPAERRQAVIRLFTQVSSSFPPGLPYRVEFRDGGPLGANALALPGGTVLLTDQLLELADNDQGLQGVIAHELTHVVNRHALRTLLQSSATALVVASVTGDLTTITAIAATLPTVLAETRYSRAFEREADNGAVAWLRNQGDSPQPYAELLARLEAQRTAKSGGRGPTDGIRNYLSTHPDTAERIRRIVKQP from the coding sequence GTGAGAAACGACAGGGTCTTCTATTTCGACGGCCGCTCCTCGGAGCGCCACCACGCCGATCTCAGTCTTGAGGGCGATCAGGTGCTGATCAGCCTGGCCGACCGGGAGCTGCGCTACCCCCGCGCCCAGGTTTCCCTGACCCCGGCGGTGGGCTCCATCCCCCGCTCCCTGCGCCTGCCGGACGGCGGCAGGTGCGAGCTGCGCGACGCCTCCCTTGCCGCCCTGTTCGAGCTGCAGCCCGGCGGGGGCGGCCTGTCCGGCCTCCTGCACCGCCTGGAGGTCCGTCCCGCCGGCGTGCTGGGGGCGCTGGTGCTCTGTGTCCTGCTGGTGAGCGGCTTCATGCTCTACGGCATCCCCTGGCTGGCCAAACGGGCCGCCCTGGCCCTGCCGCCGCTCATGGAGCAGCGCCTAGACCGGGAAAGCCTGGAACTGCTGGATCGCCACCTGCTGCGCCCCTCCGGCCTGCCGGCGGAACGGCGCCAGGCCGTGATCCGCCTCTTCACCCAGGTGAGCAGCAGTTTTCCCCCCGGCCTCCCCTACCGGGTGGAGTTCCGCGACGGCGGCCCCCTGGGCGCCAACGCCCTGGCCCTGCCGGGCGGCACCGTACTGCTGACCGACCAACTGCTGGAACTGGCCGACAACGACCAAGGGTTGCAGGGGGTGATCGCCCATGAACTGACCCACGTGGTCAACCGCCACGCCCTGCGCACCCTGCTGCAGAGCTCGGCCACGGCCCTGGTGGTGGCCTCGGTGACCGGCGACCTCACCACCATCACGGCCATTGCCGCCACCCTGCCCACGGTGCTGGCCGAAACCCGTTACTCCCGCGCCTTCGAGCGGGAGGCGGACAACGGCGCCGTGGCCTGGCTGCGGAACCAGGGGGATTCCCCACAGCCCTACGCCGAACTGCTGGCCCGGCTGGAGGCGCAGCGCACCGCCAAAAGCGGTGGCCGGGGTCCCACGGACGGCATCCGCAACTACCTATCCACCCATCCCGATACCGCGGAGCGGATCAGAAGGATCGTCAAACAACCATGA
- a CDS encoding very short patch repair endonuclease, with amino-acid sequence MSRISGGDTKPEIVVRKLIHGMGFRFRLHVKNLPGKPDIVLARHRKIVVVNGCFWHGHQGCVRSKRPATNVDFWNTKIEGNIERDKLNKATLEEAGWQVLVVWSCETKKPEQLIDKLKRFLLPEP; translated from the coding sequence ATGTCCAGAATATCGGGAGGCGATACAAAGCCTGAGATAGTCGTCAGAAAACTCATTCACGGTATGGGCTTTCGCTTTCGCCTGCATGTCAAGAACCTTCCCGGCAAGCCGGACATAGTTCTAGCGCGACACAGGAAAATTGTTGTAGTGAATGGCTGTTTCTGGCACGGTCACCAGGGGTGTGTAAGATCGAAGCGGCCCGCAACTAACGTCGATTTTTGGAATACCAAGATTGAGGGAAATATCGAACGAGATAAACTCAATAAGGCAACTCTAGAGGAAGCGGGTTGGCAGGTGCTTGTAGTATGGAGTTGCGAAACAAAGAAGCCGGAGCAGCTCATCGATAAATTGAAGAGATTTTTATTGCCGGAACCATAA
- a CDS encoding DUF898 family protein, which yields MEPSRTICCPGCRFTRSIPLSAIPADAVNVTCPDCGTVFPLDETTSAPPPPASPSLPADHGSGEGRHTLLFRFTGTAREYFGIWIVNTVLKIVTLGIYSAWAKVRKRRWFYGHTLLDGLPFDYLADPKALFKGWLIGVGALAFYSAAGKIDPLLAIPAGMALFLAIPWVIVRSRLFNCRNSSHRNIRFGFRPNYREAYTAYAWLPILSFLSLGLLYPYTVYRQRRFQVEQSFFGSAPFRFDARPRDYYRVYLGAGLWFLLILGIIGVAATLLLQGAPALRSHRELHLLLGPMLVLLYIGMLLLSVVFTVYLKVRLSNLTWNGTCLGSGRFAGSLRICDMLWLYVSNLVAIALSLGLMIPWASVRLARYRCAHLAFLYDGSPDRFLAEAGDDTVGAAGEELAEMFDVGMEIGL from the coding sequence ATGGAACCGTCCCGCACCATCTGCTGCCCCGGGTGCCGTTTCACCAGGTCTATACCGCTGTCCGCCATCCCGGCCGACGCCGTCAACGTCACCTGCCCCGACTGCGGCACGGTCTTTCCCCTGGACGAGACGACTTCCGCCCCACCGCCGCCGGCCTCCCCCTCCCTGCCGGCCGACCACGGCAGTGGAGAGGGGCGCCATACCCTGCTGTTCCGTTTCACCGGCACGGCCCGCGAATATTTCGGCATCTGGATCGTCAACACGGTGCTGAAGATCGTCACCCTCGGCATCTACTCCGCCTGGGCCAAGGTGCGCAAGCGGCGCTGGTTCTACGGCCACACCCTGCTGGACGGCCTCCCCTTCGACTACCTTGCCGACCCCAAGGCGCTGTTCAAGGGGTGGCTGATCGGCGTCGGTGCCCTGGCGTTCTACTCCGCCGCCGGCAAGATCGACCCGCTGCTGGCGATTCCGGCCGGTATGGCCCTGTTTCTGGCCATCCCCTGGGTGATTGTCCGCTCCCGACTGTTCAACTGCCGCAATTCGAGCCACCGCAACATCAGGTTCGGTTTCCGCCCCAACTACCGGGAGGCCTACACCGCCTACGCCTGGCTGCCGATCCTCTCCTTCCTCTCCCTGGGGCTGCTCTACCCCTACACGGTCTACCGGCAGCGGCGCTTCCAGGTCGAGCAGAGCTTCTTCGGCAGCGCCCCCTTCCGTTTCGACGCCAGACCGCGGGACTACTACCGGGTCTACCTGGGGGCCGGGCTCTGGTTCCTGCTGATCCTGGGCATCATCGGCGTGGCCGCCACCCTGTTGCTGCAGGGGGCGCCGGCCCTGCGCAGCCACCGCGAGCTGCACCTGCTGCTGGGGCCGATGCTGGTGCTGCTCTACATCGGTATGCTGCTTCTTTCCGTAGTCTTTACCGTCTATCTCAAGGTACGCCTGTCCAACCTGACCTGGAACGGCACCTGCCTCGGCTCCGGCCGCTTCGCCGGCAGCCTGCGGATCTGCGATATGCTCTGGCTCTACGTCAGCAACCTGGTGGCCATCGCCCTCTCCCTGGGGCTGATGATCCCCTGGGCATCGGTGCGCCTGGCCCGCTACCGCTGTGCCCATCTGGCCTTTCTCTACGACGGCTCGCCGGACCGCTTCCTGGCCGAGGCCGGGGATGACACGGTCGGCGCCGCCGGCGAGGAGCTGGCGGAGATGTTCGATGTCGGCATGGAAATCGGGCTGTGA
- a CDS encoding zinc ribbon domain-containing protein YjdM, with product MTLPKYPSCSSEYTYEDGDNFVCPECAHEWPQVAAETEPEELIVRDAFGNELKAGDAITVVKDLKIKGSSSVVKVGTKIRITRLTSGDHNIDCRIDGIGAMQLKSEFVKKA from the coding sequence ATGACCTTACCTAAATACCCTTCCTGCAGCTCGGAATATACCTATGAAGACGGTGACAACTTCGTCTGCCCGGAATGCGCCCATGAATGGCCGCAGGTAGCAGCTGAAACCGAGCCGGAAGAACTCATCGTCCGCGACGCGTTTGGTAATGAACTCAAGGCCGGTGATGCAATCACGGTCGTCAAGGACCTGAAGATCAAAGGTTCGTCATCGGTCGTCAAGGTTGGAACCAAAATCAGGATCACCCGCCTTACTTCGGGCGACCATAACATCGATTGCCGGATTGATGGCATTGGGGCGATGCAACTGAAATCGGAGTTTGTCAAGAAGGCGTAG
- the rlmB gene encoding 23S rRNA (guanosine(2251)-2'-O)-methyltransferase RlmB, which translates to MAGEIVYGINPVREALRGSREAFELFVQENATDHRIGKLAALAEERGVAVRRRGRDDLARLAGSPHHQGVVLTVAPFCYVELEELAPNLLKTGKPLFLLVLDGIQDPQNLGALIRTAACAGVQGVIIPKDRACGVTAVVEKASAGAVETVPVVQVTNLARCLEQLKESGCWVYGLVGESNVTIYDVDFSGNLVIVVGSEGEGIRPLVRRQCDQVVAIPQYGGVSSLNASVAGGVALFEAARRRA; encoded by the coding sequence ATGGCGGGGGAGATCGTCTACGGCATCAACCCGGTGCGTGAGGCCTTGCGGGGAAGCCGCGAGGCCTTCGAGCTTTTCGTGCAGGAGAACGCCACCGACCACCGCATCGGCAAGCTGGCGGCCCTGGCCGAGGAGCGGGGGGTGGCGGTGCGCCGCCGGGGCCGTGACGATCTGGCCCGGCTGGCCGGTTCGCCCCACCACCAGGGGGTGGTGCTGACCGTGGCCCCCTTCTGTTATGTCGAGCTTGAAGAACTCGCCCCCAACCTCCTGAAAACAGGAAAGCCGCTCTTCCTGCTGGTACTGGACGGCATCCAGGACCCCCAGAACCTGGGCGCCCTGATCCGCACCGCGGCCTGCGCCGGAGTGCAGGGGGTGATTATTCCCAAGGACCGGGCCTGCGGCGTTACCGCCGTGGTGGAAAAAGCCTCGGCCGGTGCGGTGGAGACCGTGCCGGTGGTGCAGGTGACCAACCTGGCCCGCTGCCTTGAGCAGTTGAAGGAGTCCGGCTGCTGGGTCTACGGCCTGGTGGGGGAGAGCAACGTCACCATCTACGATGTCGATTTCTCGGGAAACCTGGTGATCGTGGTGGGAAGCGAAGGAGAGGGCATCCGTCCCCTGGTGCGCAGGCAGTGCGACCAAGTGGTGGCCATCCCCCAGTACGGTGGGGTTTCGTCCCTCAACGCCTCGGTTGCCGGCGGCGTGGCCCTGTTCGAAGCCGCCCGGCGGCGAGCCTGA
- a CDS encoding DNA cytosine methyltransferase: protein MTAYKKRINNQDDIPIIAEEETVYHARIGGKLLENRYQPKLIDLFAGAGGMTLGFTKLTGHSFQPVWANDFNEYAAKTYNANFGNHCTVGDIVDILQTPKTVIPQADVVIGGPPCQGFSLLNKYRDGDPRKQLWRPFMDIVERSGASVFVMENVPQLLESFEHGEIVEIARAMGFKIRWAKLCAADYGVPQVRWRAFIVGCKFADPAAVFPPKKTNFNPNNGYRKAFSEEFDSYIATPAPWKTVRDAIGNLPAPEGVEIRDEPSPLDIHFGRTPTALSIERYKSIPEEGMNRFDLQRRAPQLTPACWIRKTSGGTDLFGRLWWDRPSVTIRTEFFKPEKGRYLHPVQHRPITHREAARLQSFPDDFKFLGTKTEIARQIGNAVPPQLAARIADCVYTLIISKGASECRTSSARKKEAGLCPEYREAIQSLR from the coding sequence ATGACGGCATACAAGAAACGCATCAATAATCAGGATGATATCCCGATTATCGCCGAAGAGGAAACCGTTTACCATGCCAGGATAGGCGGCAAGCTCTTGGAAAACCGGTATCAGCCCAAGCTTATTGACCTTTTCGCTGGCGCGGGCGGTATGACTCTCGGATTTACCAAGCTCACCGGACATAGCTTTCAGCCGGTATGGGCCAATGATTTCAACGAGTACGCAGCAAAAACCTACAATGCGAACTTCGGCAATCACTGCACTGTCGGGGATATAGTCGATATTCTTCAGACCCCAAAAACAGTAATCCCGCAAGCTGATGTAGTAATCGGCGGTCCGCCGTGCCAAGGCTTCAGTTTGCTTAACAAATACCGCGACGGTGATCCTCGAAAACAGTTGTGGCGGCCATTTATGGACATAGTGGAACGTTCGGGCGCATCTGTTTTCGTTATGGAGAATGTTCCCCAACTGCTGGAATCTTTCGAACATGGGGAGATTGTTGAGATTGCCCGTGCCATGGGTTTCAAAATTCGATGGGCGAAACTCTGCGCTGCCGATTACGGCGTTCCGCAGGTAAGATGGCGAGCATTTATTGTCGGCTGCAAGTTTGCAGACCCTGCAGCTGTATTTCCTCCCAAAAAGACTAATTTTAACCCCAATAACGGCTATCGAAAAGCTTTCTCAGAAGAGTTTGACTCCTATATTGCTACCCCTGCCCCTTGGAAGACGGTACGCGATGCCATTGGGAACTTGCCCGCTCCAGAGGGGGTTGAGATACGGGACGAACCCTCTCCGCTGGACATTCATTTTGGGCGTACGCCTACGGCATTAAGCATTGAGAGGTACAAGTCAATACCGGAAGAAGGAATGAACAGATTCGACCTACAACGGAGAGCACCTCAACTGACACCAGCATGCTGGATACGCAAAACCTCCGGCGGAACCGATCTGTTTGGCAGGCTGTGGTGGGACAGGCCGTCCGTGACCATACGGACCGAGTTCTTCAAGCCGGAAAAGGGGCGTTATCTGCATCCGGTTCAGCATCGGCCGATAACTCACCGGGAAGCAGCAAGACTTCAATCCTTTCCCGATGACTTCAAGTTCCTCGGGACAAAGACCGAGATAGCCAGACAGATAGGGAACGCGGTCCCCCCTCAACTAGCGGCGAGAATTGCGGACTGCGTGTACACCTTGATTATATCGAAAGGCGCAAGCGAATGTCGGACGTCTTCAGCAAGGAAAAAAGAAGCTGGATTATGTCCAGAATATCGGGAGGCGATACAAAGCCTGAGATAG
- the pyrF gene encoding orotidine-5'-phosphate decarboxylase: MTRTEAKDKIIFALDVHNLQEIDRFAALLSGKVGMFKVGKELFTTAGPAAVEAVKRHGGEVFLDLKYHDIPNTVAQAMLAAGRMGVKLANLHALGGPEMMSQAAEAVRTNFSDSERPRLLAVTILTSSTQETLSAVGIDHPVEQMVVRLAKLARESGMDGVVASPLEIEAIRAACGPDFLIVTPGVRPAFAAVDDQKRIMTPAEAVKAGADYLVIGRPIAKAADPAAAADLIVDEIVGGC, encoded by the coding sequence ATGACCCGCACCGAAGCAAAAGACAAGATCATTTTCGCCCTTGATGTCCACAACCTGCAGGAGATCGACCGCTTTGCCGCCCTGCTGTCCGGCAAGGTGGGGATGTTCAAGGTGGGCAAGGAGCTGTTCACCACCGCCGGGCCCGCCGCCGTTGAGGCGGTGAAACGCCATGGCGGCGAGGTGTTTCTGGATCTGAAGTACCACGATATCCCCAACACCGTGGCCCAGGCCATGCTGGCCGCCGGCCGGATGGGGGTGAAGCTGGCCAACCTGCATGCCTTGGGGGGGCCGGAAATGATGTCCCAGGCAGCGGAAGCGGTGCGTACAAACTTCTCCGACAGCGAACGTCCCCGGCTGCTGGCGGTGACCATCCTCACCTCCTCCACCCAGGAAACCCTGAGCGCGGTGGGGATCGATCATCCCGTGGAGCAGATGGTGGTCCGGCTGGCGAAACTGGCCAGGGAGAGCGGCATGGACGGCGTGGTGGCCTCCCCCCTGGAGATCGAGGCGATCCGGGCCGCCTGCGGCCCCGACTTCCTGATCGTCACCCCCGGCGTGCGCCCCGCCTTTGCCGCGGTGGACGACCAGAAGCGGATCATGACCCCGGCGGAGGCGGTGAAGGCAGGGGCCGATTACCTGGTGATCGGCCGTCCCATTGCCAAGGCCGCCGACCCGGCTGCGGCCGCCGACCTGATCGTGGATGAAATCGTGGGTGGCTGCTGA
- the rlmD gene encoding 23S rRNA (uracil(1939)-C(5))-methyltransferase RlmD, whose protein sequence is MKKRTPHNTRRPADRSAARTQGAAAPESRRASAPRRGQTLELTVDALDREGIGLATTGTRKLLLPGGLPGDRCLAKIDHVGAQADHLRLVKLLEPSPLRTRRPACGDAADCLGCPLIGMRYDEQLRWKHELVRNELALYASLAGTEILPPLAPRRRLQYRTTAKLAVAGSHRDPYIGIYRRATHDVVDLGDCPLHHPLINRVIAAVREGIGKYRVPIYHPERKTGLVRYLVVRVSEETGQVMVTFVTARRSYNEIHHLGKFLQERVPQVAVLCQNVNASEGNVIFGPHDHFLTRSQTVRERIGGVEMLISPRSFLQAQHDGARLLYATVREWVGDIGAKPVLDLYCGIGGIALTLAPLAGRVTGIEVSEEAVADALRNAKLNRADNCTFEAADALEALEELADEGEMFQLVVLNPPRKGCDRQVLERVASLQPARIIYVSCSPQTLARDLDILSRLGYRCPRVQPVDMFPQTPHVENVALLERTPA, encoded by the coding sequence ATGAAGAAACGTACCCCGCACAACACCCGCCGCCCCGCAGACCGGTCCGCCGCCCGCACACAGGGGGCCGCCGCGCCGGAAAGCCGGCGCGCTTCAGCCCCCCGCCGGGGCCAGACCCTTGAACTGACCGTTGATGCCCTGGACCGGGAAGGGATCGGTCTGGCCACCACCGGCACCCGCAAACTGCTCCTTCCCGGCGGCCTGCCGGGGGACCGCTGCCTGGCGAAAATCGACCACGTGGGAGCCCAGGCCGACCACCTGCGCCTCGTGAAACTGCTGGAGCCCTCCCCCCTGCGCACCAGGCGGCCCGCCTGCGGCGATGCCGCCGACTGCCTGGGCTGCCCCCTGATCGGCATGCGCTACGACGAACAGTTGCGCTGGAAGCACGAGCTGGTCCGCAACGAGCTGGCGCTCTACGCCTCCCTGGCCGGAACCGAGATTCTTCCTCCCCTGGCTCCCCGGCGGCGACTGCAGTACCGCACCACCGCCAAACTGGCCGTGGCCGGCTCCCACCGCGACCCGTACATCGGCATCTACCGCCGGGCCACCCACGATGTGGTGGACCTGGGAGACTGCCCCCTGCACCATCCCCTGATCAACCGGGTCATTGCCGCGGTACGGGAGGGGATCGGCAAGTACCGGGTGCCGATCTACCACCCGGAGCGGAAAACCGGCCTTGTGCGCTATCTGGTGGTGCGGGTGTCGGAGGAAACGGGGCAGGTGATGGTCACCTTTGTCACGGCCCGGCGTTCCTACAACGAAATCCATCACCTGGGCAAGTTCCTGCAGGAGCGGGTGCCCCAGGTGGCCGTGCTCTGCCAGAACGTGAACGCCAGTGAAGGGAACGTGATCTTCGGTCCCCACGACCATTTCCTGACCCGCAGCCAGACGGTGCGGGAGCGGATCGGCGGGGTGGAAATGCTGATCTCTCCCCGCTCCTTCCTGCAGGCCCAGCACGACGGTGCCCGGCTGCTCTACGCCACGGTGCGGGAATGGGTCGGCGACATCGGTGCCAAGCCGGTGCTGGACCTCTACTGCGGTATCGGCGGCATCGCCCTGACCCTGGCCCCCCTGGCCGGACGGGTGACCGGCATCGAGGTGAGCGAGGAGGCGGTGGCCGACGCCCTGCGCAACGCCAAACTGAACCGGGCGGACAACTGCACCTTCGAGGCGGCCGACGCCCTGGAGGCGCTGGAGGAGTTGGCCGACGAAGGGGAGATGTTCCAGTTGGTGGTGCTGAACCCGCCCCGCAAGGGATGCGACCGGCAGGTGCTGGAACGGGTGGCTTCGCTCCAGCCGGCACGGATCATCTACGTTTCCTGCTCCCCCCAGACCCTGGCCCGTGATCTGGATATCCTCTCCCGGCTGGGCTACCGTTGCCCCCGGGTGCAGCCGGTGGATATGTTCCCCCAGACCCCCCATGTGGAAAACGTGGCCCTGCTGGAGCGGACCCCGGCATGA
- a CDS encoding M3 family oligoendopeptidase codes for MTDTNLTWNTALLYPAPDSPELEADLASFEPQANDFRTNYFEKIATLDPPAILAAVQEYEAMQTRMARPFCYAHLLFAGDSGNEVHRALSQRCSELGSRLSQALLFFDLELMNLPDELFDRLCALPGAANYRHFLQSIRKFKPYTLQENEERLLTRKDLTGSRAFTKLFDELSASLRYTMAFEGEQKEFTGEELLALLHHPSPEVRFNAQTTFLEKHAEGGNGLVFGTVFNTMALDHGQEMELRGYASAIQPTNIGNELSDEAVEHLMQTTEANYRLAQDYFRLKAKMLGMDRLRNCDVYAPVVETQKKYAFDEARDLTVTAYRKFDPEFGAIVQAFFDERRVDVLPRPGKSGGAFAMGISPVDPPFLLLNFTENLRDIATIAHEAGHGLHFVLSQKQNSLNYHAPLPLAETASVFGEMLLTRLLLDREDDPQVRKSLLCAKIEDIIATTFRQTVLTRFELRLHAERKNGLLSNERIAELWLEENGRLYGDSVEMIPAYKWGWSYISHFIHSRFYCYSYTFAELLVLALYQQYRETGDAFKPGYRRLLESGGALSPADTAKLAGIDIESSGFWQKGYDFLAGLIAELQEMV; via the coding sequence ATGACCGATACCAATCTCACCTGGAACACCGCCCTGCTCTACCCGGCCCCGGATTCTCCGGAGCTGGAGGCTGATCTGGCTTCCTTCGAGCCCCAGGCCAATGATTTCCGTACAAACTATTTTGAAAAGATCGCCACCCTCGATCCCCCGGCCATTCTGGCAGCGGTGCAGGAGTACGAGGCGATGCAGACCCGCATGGCACGGCCGTTCTGCTACGCCCACCTGCTGTTTGCCGGCGACTCTGGCAACGAGGTACACCGGGCCCTGTCCCAGCGCTGTTCCGAGCTGGGCAGCCGCCTGTCCCAGGCGCTGCTCTTTTTCGACCTGGAGCTGATGAACCTGCCGGACGAGCTGTTCGACCGCCTCTGCGCCCTGCCCGGGGCGGCCAATTACCGCCATTTCCTGCAGAGCATCCGCAAGTTCAAACCCTATACCCTGCAGGAGAACGAGGAGCGGCTGTTGACCCGCAAAGACCTGACCGGCAGCCGGGCCTTTACCAAGCTGTTCGACGAGCTGTCCGCGTCGCTGCGCTATACCATGGCATTCGAGGGGGAGCAGAAGGAGTTCACCGGCGAGGAACTGCTGGCCCTGCTGCACCATCCTTCCCCGGAGGTGCGCTTCAACGCCCAGACCACTTTCCTGGAGAAGCATGCCGAAGGGGGCAACGGCCTGGTGTTCGGCACGGTGTTCAACACCATGGCCCTTGACCACGGCCAGGAGATGGAGCTGCGGGGCTATGCCAGCGCCATCCAGCCCACCAATATCGGCAATGAGCTGTCCGACGAGGCGGTGGAGCACCTGATGCAGACCACCGAGGCCAACTACCGCCTGGCCCAGGACTATTTCCGGCTAAAGGCGAAGATGCTGGGGATGGACCGCCTGCGCAACTGCGACGTCTACGCCCCGGTGGTGGAGACGCAGAAGAAGTACGCCTTTGACGAGGCCCGGGACCTGACCGTGACTGCCTACCGCAAGTTCGACCCCGAGTTCGGCGCCATTGTGCAGGCGTTTTTCGACGAGCGGCGGGTGGATGTGCTGCCCCGCCCCGGCAAGTCGGGCGGGGCCTTTGCCATGGGCATCTCCCCGGTGGACCCGCCGTTTCTGCTGCTGAACTTCACCGAAAATCTGCGGGATATCGCCACCATCGCCCACGAGGCCGGGCATGGCCTGCATTTCGTGCTGTCCCAGAAGCAGAACAGCCTCAACTACCATGCCCCCCTCCCCCTGGCCGAGACCGCCTCGGTGTTCGGCGAGATGCTGCTCACCCGGCTGCTGCTGGACCGGGAGGACGATCCCCAGGTGCGGAAATCCCTGCTCTGCGCCAAGATCGAGGACATTATCGCCACCACCTTCCGCCAGACCGTGCTGACCCGCTTCGAGCTGCGCCTCCATGCCGAGCGGAAAAACGGCCTGCTCTCCAACGAGCGGATCGCGGAACTGTGGCTGGAGGAGAACGGCAGGCTGTACGGCGACAGCGTGGAGATGATCCCGGCTTACAAGTGGGGCTGGAGCTACATCAGCCATTTCATCCACAGCCGGTTCTACTGCTATTCCTACACCTTTGCCGAGCTGTTGGTGCTGGCCCTGTACCAGCAGTACCGCGAGACCGGCGACGCCTTCAAGCCGGGCTACCGGCGGCTCTTGGAGTCGGGGGGCGCCCTTTCCCCGGCCGATACGGCCAAGCTGGCCGGCATTGATATCGAAAGCAGCGGTTTCTGGCAGAAGGGGTACGACTTCCTGGCAGGGCTGATTGCGGAGCTGCAGGAGATGGTGTAG